Genomic segment of Trichoderma breve strain T069 chromosome 7 map unlocalized scaffold00007, whole genome shotgun sequence:
CGCGCCTGCTTCCGATTCGACCCTTTTCCCTGCGCTCCTCATCGCATTCGTCGTCGCAGCCGCTCTCGATTTACCGCCACTTCgtcgcatcatcatcctcccgCACATAGCCACATCGAATCTCTTTGTTCTTCCGTCGATCCCGCAAACTCGCCCATGTGATCCGGCTCGAATTTGAAACCGATTCTCAtatttcccctcctcctctctcttctcctctcctcctcgcgCTTTCTCCTCCCacgccttcttcaactcgCCCAAGCTCGGGCCTGTTGATCGAAACCCACCATGGACGATGATCTTCTCTTCGCACGATCTGGCATCGTGCCGGGAGGTGATGGCTCTGTGCGACCGGGATACTACAAAGCCATCGGCATTGGCTTGGCCATAGGATCGGGTCTTTTTATCGGAACGTCATTCGTCCTCAAAAAGGTTGGCCTGCTGAGGGCAAACGCAAAGTATAACGAAGTTGCTGGCGAAGGCTATGGTTACCTCAAGAATGCTTTCTGGTGGGGTGGCATGATTCTCATGATTATTGGCGAGGTCTGCAACTTTGTCGCCTATGCTTTTACCGACGCCATCTTGGTCACACCGCTCGGCGCCTTGTCCGTCGTCATCACTACGATCCTGTcggccatcttcctcaaggaGCGACTCAGTCTGGTTGGAAAGGTCGCCTGTTTTCTCTGCATAGTAGGCTCTGTGGTCATCGTCATGAACGCGCCGCAGGAGTCTTCAGTCGCCGAtatccagcagatgcaacACTATGTTATAACGCCGGGGTTTCTGTCGTATACGGGCGTCATTCTCGTCGGATCCGTCATTGTTGCCTTTTTCGTTGGGCCCAAGTATGGTAAGAAGAATATGCTGGTCTACATTTCGATTTGCAGCTGGATCGGCGGCTTGAGTGTCGTGTCGACCCAGGGCCTGGGTGCAGCCATCATTGCGTGGGCCAGTGGCAAGCCGCAGTATAAGGAGTGGTTCCTATGGGTGCTGTTCGTCTTTGTTATTGGCACCTTGCTGACCGaaatcatcttcctcaacgTGAGTCTGCCGAAACCACCTCCTGAAAACAAGAGACTGAAACTGACAcatctctcccttgcagaaagccctcaacctcttcaatgCCGCCATCGTGACACCCACCTATTATGTTTATTTCACTAGtaccaccatcatcacatctgCAGTCTTATTCCAAGGCTTCAAGGGGACGGCCCAGTCGATAGTTACGGTTGTGCTCGGTTTCCTGACGATATGCTCTGGCGTCGTGTTACtgcagctctccaagtcGGCCAAGGACGTTCCCGACACCGCTGTATTCAATGGAGACCTGGACCAGATTCACACCATTGCTGAACAGGCACAGCCCGAGACGGAGCCAAAGGCAGATGCAATCCGAGGCGCGGCCGCTATTGTCAGGCGCATTTCCAACGCGCGACTAAGAATGGAGGCCGAAGAACTGAAACGTCTTCACGAGGAGAAAATGGCTGAAGCCATGGCCCCCATCAGCGAAGATGGACAGCCAATGTACGAATGGGATGGCTTGAGGCGAAGACGAACCATTGCGTCCAGTATGCGCACCAGATCAACTAGGCTTTCAACCCCGATACCGGTttctccagctccgccaACTCCTCACCCGCCTCTGGGCATGTCGCATTTCCCAACGGAAGAGGAGCTCGCAGAGCATGATCGTCACAACATGTTTGCTAACATTGCGGGCACAATCCGCGGCCGCCGGTCCCGCAACCACCCGCATCATGTCCTGGTAGTCAACGAgcaggatgaggatgatgacgaagaggccCAGTACGGCAACATCGACAAGGTCCGCAGCCCGATGCATCCGCTGCCCCTCACCCACATTGCTATGCCCCAGCAGAAGCCCGATGACGAAGCCGGCGCTTATTATGGCCCGACCCGCGAGCAGACGCACTTCTCTCCAGACACCGCGTACCACGGCGCCACAGGTCAGGTCGATCCCCAGCTTCTTGGTCCAACACCGCCACCCCACGGGAACCGGCGCACGTTTTCCTTCAACAAAGTCTTTCGACGAACGCCCCAGCCTTCTGAAGAGGAACAGGTTGGGCTCGTCAAGGAGCCTAGTGGCGACGGCAGAAGAGCGCCGGGACCACCAGATGGAGGATCACAGCCTCCACCCCCAGCTTTCATCTAGGCTGGAAAACTAGGGAAGTGGTGGTGACATTTTGCATTCTGGCGGCGTTTTTCGGTATCATTTGATGAACATGCGTCTTGCGGTTTTCTGGCTTCGACGCTGCACACCGTGTATTTATCTGTGACGCGTTGTTCTTTTTATGATTGCTTTTGTTtaatctctctctcttatctctctgtttttttctctgtttgTCTCTCTTGAATGGTCCATGGTATAGAGACGAGTGCTACTCTTGGTTTGGGCTGGGACGGACAGTCATGACATGGCGGATACCCACATCGCGTGCAAGCAAAGTCAAAGTAAAGGGGCTTGAAGATATATGCGTTTAGCTCTGGGCGtatggagaaaaaagggcgGCATCGTGCTTTTGTGCAAACACAAATGACGGTTGGGAAAGGGGGCAATGTGCTTTTGTATATGGGGTATAGAACAGGATAGCTCATGACGAGCTTGTGCTTGGACTAGCAATACATGATGTACATGATTGGGACAACTATCATTCCTAGTAATATGGTCTTTGAAGAGAAATGTGTTGATCCATTATCCATCTGGTAGCAGAAAATAGTGTATTTACAGGCTGAAGTGACAACGCTACCTGCGAGAaacgaaagaagagaatccTATAAACGCCATGCGATGCCTTTTATCACACTGATTGTCAATGCCGCTCCTATACCGGTACCAATTTGAAATTCcacaagaagagaagctgggaTCTTTTCGCATCGCCCGCTATAATATAATCGAAAACATGtcgaaagaagagaagagaagccattgttgTTCGAATGCGCCGAGTGACATCACTCAAGCCACATGAGCTGTCGACGGCGAGAAGAGCGAAAGTTACCAATCGATGGCTCAGCCATTGTgcgaaagagagaaaagctaCCAATCGACGGCCCAGCCATTCTGCTCCAGAAACTCCTCGCACGCCTGTCGCAGGGCTAGGTTGGGCCGCAGGTCGGAGGCGGAGAGAGGCTCGCGGGTGAGGGGGTCGGAGGGGTGGCGGCGAAGATGTTCCATGATGGTGGCACGTTCGTAGGATTTGCCTGTTTTTGTCTGCGAGGAGATGTAAGTATACTGTCTCTGTTATATAATTGAATATCCAAAGGGAAAGACTTACAATGACGGGATCGACCATAATGTCAAAGCTAATATCGTCAATCGCCCAGTCAGGAACCTCGCGCTTCTTCTGGTTCTGCGTCCTCGAAGCTTCGAAGACACTGCTCAGCGTCGCAATCTTTTCattcgcctcctcctcaatcaTCCGGCGCTCAATCTCGCTCTCCTCCGCCATGAGCATCTCATCGCGATCCCTCCTTAACAAATCGAGCATGCGCTCCTCCACCTCGCGCTCCAACCgcagccgcttcttctcgcgATCCCCCCAGCGATCCTTCTTGCATTTCAGGACCATGGCCGTGACGGCGCCCAGGGATTTGTCGTTTGTGGCGGCGCAGAGCTTGTGCGCGGCGAGGGCGTTTTCGAGGGCGCTGTCGAAGTCGCGGATGGAGAGCTGGGCCTGGGCGAGGTAGTAGTGGGCCTTCATGTTTTGGGGGGAGAGGGACAGGCAGGTCGTGCAGTCGGCAATGACGGATTCCCAGTGGCCGAGCTTGAGCCGGGCCATGGCGCGGTTGGTGTAGAGGGCTGGGTTTTTGGCGTCGGCGATGATGCTGTGATGTTGCTTTTGTGTGAGATTGGGgttgaggagagagagagagaggttggaTTAGGACTTACGCTTTGGAGTAGAGGCCATCGGCGCCGATGTAGTCGCCGGCTTGGAAGTGGCGGttgccttcttccttgagTTGTAGCGATTTAGACATGTTGGAACGGGAGGCGATATTTGTATTGTATTATATAAGGTAGGTGGGCGGATGTAGAAGCGAGGACTATATAAACGGGTTTGATCGCAACAAAAAGAGCCGAGGTAGGATTGATTGATGTGTATGCCTAACAGCGGGAGAAAGGCGTGCCCACGCACGAGAGGGGATTCGATATGCGCTGCGCTGTTTCGGCCAGCCAAGCCTCCCAGGATTTTTATATCTCTGCCGTCGTACGTTGTGTTCTTTGTATCACCGGACTTTGTAGAGAGCTGGTGCCCGATTGCGCATCACACACAGGCCGTTAGAGGGGGGTGGGAAAATCGACTGGTAAATGAACGAACGTCTAGTCTTCACCGAGGCATTGATAAAGAGATGGCCAGCGATTTGATATGTCGCAAGATTTATCGCGTGATTAGTTTGGCAAGAGCGAGAAggaacaaagacaaaggagcAGGTTTGGGGTGGCGCCGTGGATGTTTGGCATTTCAAGGTTGATATTGGGAGcgcattggattggattggagCTGGGCCAACGGTGGCAGAAAGCGGTAATTGGACCCTGAAATCTACATCGGGCGGCTGTGGCGGGGTCCCGCACTGGCGGAGTTTTGGAGGGGGATTTCTAATGATAGGAGATGGAACATTCGAGAATGCATTTTGACATTTTGAGGTGGAAGACCGCATGTTTGGATATCGTGGAATACAACTGAGAGAGACAGTTTGATACAGATAAAACGAATAGAAAATAGTGCCCGTAGGAGATATTCAGCTGGCTTTCTTTGGGATGGCACAGACGTCAAGTTAATGTAAAGTGCATGTGAGGCGAGGCGATCTACATGCTGTCAGTGACTGGAATGTTCCTGTAGAACAAGGTGGAGTACGCCGCCACATGGCCTGGAACCTTGTTGGTTCACTTCACGACTGAAACTTAGATGATGCACTTAGACAAGTGCCACACATGGAAAAGGATGCTTATTTCAATAAACTCGATGTATTTAAACAACAGGCATTCTATTCATTCTCTCATAATACTAGCAATGACTACAAAGTAAACGCTTTTACTCTAATTTGTCTAACAATGCagcttcccttttccctcaCTGGTCCATCACCAACACGTTCCTGAACCGAGGCTTTCCggcaatcaaatcatcaatcgCCTTCTGCGCCTCCGCCAGAGGGTATCGCTGAACCAAGCATCGGATCCCGTGTCTAACAGCAAACGAAATCGCCTCCTCGCTGTCAATAGCGTGTCCACTTGCCCAGCCGTGAACACTCGTTCCCTTCATCACCAGAGACACAGTGTCAATGGGAACAGGTCCGAGAAGAGTCAGGTTCAAGAGCTTTCCTCCAGGCGCCAAGGCCTTGACAAGAGCGCTGATCATCTCGGGGTTGGGAGCGGTTTGTACAATGATGTCGGCGCCGCCCAGTTTAAGGATCTCGGCGACGGCATCGGAagtcttggtgttgatgtagTGGTGAGCGCCGAGTTCTTTGGCAAAGGTGGCCTTGTCATCTCCCGATGAGAGGGCAATCACTTCATAGCCCATCTTGTTGGCGTACTGCACGGCAAGATGACCCAGTCCACCAAGGCCGTTGACAACGACGTTTCCTCCCTGCTCAACATGCAGCTTGCGGATTCCGTTAAATACAGTGACTCCGGCACACAGGAACGGAGCAATTTCCGCGGGGTCAACCTCCTTAGGCACGCGCACAATGGCCTCGTCTCTTAGCAAAACGTACTCAGCATAGCCACCATCAAAGCTAACGCCGTTGACAGCCTGGTTGTCGCAATACTGGAATTGAGAGCGCTGGCACTGGCGGCAAGTTCCGTCGTGACCACCGTGCCAGGGACCGCCGACTCGCTGACCAACGGTAAGGCGGGTAACATTTTCGCCAACGGCGACAATGTCACCGACGAGTTCGTGGCCGGTGACTCGGGGGAACACGGGGCCCACGTGGCCGCTGATGACGGAGACGTCTGAGGAGCAGACACCGCAGGCGAGGACCTTGACGAGGACTTGGCCGGGGCCCGGCATCTTGAGCTCGCGCTCTTGTTGAGTGAAGGGGGCGTTGGCCTCGAGGGTGACCATGGCCTTGTAAGTCTTGGGGAGAGACATGGTGATGTTTGTGGTGATGTCTTTTGTTAAAATAGGGAGATGCTGTGGTTTGAGAGTATTGTATCACTTGGGTGATGATGTTATAGATTGTGATGTTGCTGGTTGTTGAGTTTGATCCTCATTTCAACGGTTGACAGTTggttgatatatatatgcgtCTTGACATATCATAGATGCCTCTTGTATCCATACACCAACAGGATAGTCTTTCCAGACATGACAAAGCATCGGAGATGGAATAATTGTAGACACAACAAATCCGATATAACATGCGGAAAAAACGCAATGTCttaagaaaaatagaaaaattaACAGCTGAAAGAGCTTCTGGTTCAACCAATGCGCTGTTTCAATATCAGTATTTCCGAGGAACCTTTTGGCAGTAGCGCTAGTTGCAGGTTGAACTCGGACTTTGAGTTGGTCTGTGTGGGTTCCCAAGCGCGAAAAGTCCGGGCTGAACATGTCAAGGCCAGTAGCACCTTGCACTTGTGCAGCCCGATTTCGAACAAGGTTAAGCGTAATTCCTATTTgggtcttttttttatagaAGTGTTACTGTGAATGGGTGAGTTTATTGTTGCCCTGGTGTAAGGTATGTAGCAGAGCTTTAATGAGGCTGCGTATGCGACGTCAAATCTACAGGTACCTGGAGTGCAGAAATACATATATGGCAAATAATTACCGTTTATTAATGGATTCAGGCTTTTCATAACAGTAGATTTTAGAGGAATAGTATCATGTTTTACTTGGCTGACTTGGTGCACTCTGCTATTGCTGCTTTTTCTCATCCAAAGTTTGGTGGGGGTTCTTAACTCCGAGACgcgagcttcttgaaggcCACAGTTGagctgaaaaaaaatgaaTAATCAATTTTATAAATGGATTACAAAGTGAAGAAATAAATAGTTAAACATTTACGTCGCTCTATAGACAAAATCTCGTGTATTTGACACCTATTAGTTTCATGAAAAGACGATATTCGACTTACACGTCCATGAAGAGAGTGGCAAGTGCACGAACTACGTATTGCCTATTTTGCATCAAGGTTAAGCTAGTGCTTAATCATCTGCGGGAGACTTGATGGCGATTCATCTTGCCGAAGCTTAGTTCAGACGAGCTTAATTTGAATGCAAACGATATGGTAGTGCTTGTTATTGTAGAAGTAGGCGTATTCTCTACATCTCAATCAAGCGTCCCTTGACTTTGATCACTGCTGCGACAACTGTATTGAGCTTACCCTTGACAGCTACATAGTATGGATGTACTTTTTTATTCGCGCGATACTTTATGAAGCAGAGCACCTGAGGGATGGAAATCCAATGAATAACGTGATGTACTCGCGGAGGGTATCAGATAATAACATAAATTTCGCTGCATTTGCAGAGACAATGATGTTTGTATCGAGAAGTCAGTGGAGATCGGATTTTGTTACTGGTAAATATGGAAAAGTGGACCCTCGGGATTCCCTCTACAGGCATTCATGAATGATTCAGCAATACAAAAGATAACCTTAAAACACTTTACAAGCCTTACTAAAGTATACTTGACAAGTGAAGCGTCAATGATCTCTGCTGAGCCGTCTTATCCCCGGGATGACGTTGATGTTAAAACTTGAgtctgttttgttttctgtgTGGCAACTCTTACTTCCGGTGCGCGAGCCGTACTAGTGACAGGGTTCGGGAATGCTGGCTACGATTGTGACTGTAAACCCGACAAGGTCTTATCCCGATCGGCCCCACTCGGGGATACCCTCACGTTTGGTCCATCTCAACGGAAGTCTTTCCTAGCATTCCGAAGCAGTAAGCAGGAGAATTACACTCAtagaaaagtaaaatataaaacaTTCGCTGTCTCAACCCGTTGAAGTGATAAAGCAATTAGAATTGACTGAATCAAAAGACAGCCATCGTGGTTCAGCACTAGCAGCTAAACTTACATATTCACATACTGTACCATTTACAACTTTCACTCTTCATAGCAATCACATCCAGCGCCTCAACATGTCTCAAGTATATCTTATTACGGGAGCATCTACCGGCTTTGGCGCCCTGGCAGCTCGAGCCATTGCCAAAAGAGGCCATACCGTCTTCGCGGGCATGTACTCCCACAGCGGAAACACCAAAGAGTACGAAGATGCCATTTCAAAATACGCCAAAGAACACAAAGTGGACCTCCGCGCTGTTCCACTTGATCTTCTATCACAAGACTCCGTCAATGCAGCTGTGAATAGCGTCGTTGGATCGACCGGTAGGATCGACGCCGTGGTCCACAATGCCGGCCACATGAGCTGGGGTCCGACCGAGAGCTTTAGCgcaaagcagctgcttcagctctACGATGTTAACGTGGTTGGCTGCCAGAGACTTAACCAGGCGGCACTACCGCATATGCGAAAGGCACGATCTGGACACCTGATTTGgatctgcagcagctcgacaTATGGCGGAAAGTCTCCCATGATTGGGCCCTATTTCGCCGCCAAGGCCGCGCAGGATGCTCTGGCACAGTCTTATGCTCACGAAGTATCGCTTTGGGGGATTGAGTCTACTTTAGTATCACCAGGAGTATTCACAAAGGGTACCGACCATTTCAAGGACGCTGCAAACCCTGCGTATCCCGATATCGCGGCCGAGTACGAAGCTGGTCCTACCAAGGGCCTTAGCGAGCAGACGATGAGCGGCACGGCAAGCTTGCCACCGCCGGATGCTGAC
This window contains:
- a CDS encoding magnesium transporter NIPA domain-containing protein; translated protein: MDDDLLFARSGIVPGGDGSVRPGYYKAIGIGLAIGSGLFIGTSFVLKKVGLLRANAKYNEVAGEGYGYLKNAFWWGGMILMIIGEVCNFVAYAFTDAILVTPLGALSVVITTILSAIFLKERLSLVGKVACFLCIVGSVVIVMNAPQESSVADIQQMQHYVITPGFLSYTGVILVGSVIVAFFVGPKYGKKNMLVYISICSWIGGLSVVSTQGLGAAIIAWASGKPQYKEWFLWVLFVFVIGTLLTEIIFLNKALNLFNAAIVTPTYYVYFTSTTIITSAVLFQGFKGTAQSIVTVVLGFLTICSGVVLLQLSKSAKDVPDTAVFNGDLDQIHTIAEQAQPETEPKADAIRGAAAIVRRISNARLRMEAEELKRLHEEKMAEAMAPISEDGQPMYEWDGLRRRRTIASTPPTPHPPLGMSHFPTEEELAEHDRHNMFANIAGTIRGRRSRNHPHHVLVVNEQDEDDDEEAQYGNIDKVRSPMHPLPLTHIAMPQQKPDDEAGAYYGPTREQTHFSPDTAYHGATGQVDPQLLGPTPPPHGNRRTFSFNKVFRRTPQPSEEEQVGLVKEPSGDGRRAPGPPDGGSQPPPPAFI
- a CDS encoding u-box domain-containing protein, with amino-acid sequence MSKSLQLKEEGNRHFQAGDYIGADGLYSKAIIADAKNPALYTNRAMARLKLGHWESVIADCTTCLSLSPQNMKAHYYLAQAQLSIRDFDSALENALAAHKLCAATNDKSLGAVTAMVLKCKKDRWGDREKKRLRLEREVEERMLDLLRRDRDEMLMAEESEIERRMIEEEANEKIATLSSVFEASRTQNQKKREVPDWAIDDISFDIMVDPVITKTGKSYERATIMEHLRRHPSDPLTREPLSASDLRPNLALRQACEEFLEQNGWAVDW
- a CDS encoding alcohol dehydrogenase groES-like domain-containing protein, with translation MSLPKTYKAMVTLEANAPFTQQERELKMPGPGQVLVKVLACGVCSSDVSVISGHVGPVFPRVTGHELVGDIVAVGENVTRLTVGQRVGGPWHGGHDGTCRQCQRSQFQYCDNQAVNGVSFDGGYAEYVLLRDEAIVRVPKEVDPAEIAPFLCAGVTVFNGIRKLHVEQGGNVVVNGLGGLGHLAVQYANKMGYEVIALSSGDDKATFAKELGAHHYINTKTSDAVAEILKLGGADIIVQTAPNPEMISALVKALAPGGKLLNLTLLGPVPIDTVSLVMKGTSVHGWASGHAIDSEEAISFAVRHGIRCLVQRYPLAEAQKAIDDLIAGKPRFRNVLVMDQ
- a CDS encoding short chain dehydrogenase domain-containing protein, which codes for MSQVYLITGASTGFGALAARAIAKRGHTVFAGMYSHSGNTKEYEDAISKYAKEHKVDLRAVPLDLLSQDSVNAAVNSVVGSTGRIDAVVHNAGHMSWGPTESFSAKQLLQLYDVNVVGCQRLNQAALPHMRKARSGHLIWICSSSTYGGKSPMIGPYFAAKAAQDALAQSYAHEVSLWGIESTLVSPGVFTKGTDHFKDAANPAYPDIAAEYEAGPTKGLSEQTMSGTASLPPPDADPSMVADALAELSDIPRGKKPFRMFVDPVGDGGDGAAMVVDNNKVNFYRRMGIERFLKVQL